The following coding sequences lie in one Peribacillus frigoritolerans genomic window:
- a CDS encoding MalY/PatB family protein: MKYNFDQEIRRLNTDCEKWDDLENHFGVKDVIPMWVADMDFQSPQPIIEALKQRVEHGVYGYTLRPDSYMESIVGWLKRRHRWSIEKEWITHSPGVIPALSLAIQSFTQTGDKIIIQPPVYHHFARVVQANGREIVNNPLKLENGRYSIDFEDLEAKIDSSVKMLILCSPHNPIGRVWSKEELTRLGQICMKHNILVVADEIHFDFVYKTHTHIPFASISEEFANHSLTCIAPSKTFNLMGVQTSSIIIPNQQLRDRYDRELNTLSIGSPNIFGVVALEAAYRHGEEWLDQLLEYLQENLEFTLNYFSKNIPQIKVIQPEGSYLVWLDCRELGVEEMDQFMLRRARVAMNEGQIFGMEGEGFMRLNIACPRSMLKNALGGIEKAVSSLCKA, from the coding sequence ATGAAATATAATTTTGACCAAGAAATCCGTCGACTGAACACTGACTGCGAAAAGTGGGATGATCTTGAAAATCATTTTGGCGTAAAGGATGTTATACCGATGTGGGTGGCCGATATGGATTTTCAGTCTCCTCAACCTATCATCGAAGCATTAAAACAACGTGTGGAGCACGGTGTTTATGGCTACACGCTTAGACCGGACTCGTACATGGAATCCATTGTTGGTTGGCTGAAAAGAAGACATCGATGGTCCATTGAGAAAGAATGGATTACCCACAGCCCAGGAGTGATTCCAGCCCTATCGTTGGCGATTCAGTCCTTCACGCAGACAGGGGACAAAATAATTATCCAACCTCCTGTATACCATCATTTTGCTCGTGTAGTCCAAGCGAACGGCCGTGAAATTGTAAACAACCCGCTTAAGCTTGAAAATGGGCGTTATTCCATAGATTTCGAAGATCTAGAGGCAAAGATAGATTCATCGGTAAAAATGTTGATTCTGTGTAGTCCTCATAACCCGATCGGAAGGGTATGGAGCAAAGAAGAATTGACGAGATTGGGACAGATTTGTATGAAGCATAACATTCTCGTTGTCGCAGATGAAATTCATTTTGACTTTGTTTATAAGACACATACTCACATTCCTTTTGCCTCTATATCAGAAGAGTTTGCGAACCATTCTCTTACCTGTATTGCGCCAAGCAAAACTTTTAACCTGATGGGTGTACAGACGTCAAGTATCATTATTCCAAATCAGCAACTGCGCGATAGGTATGATCGAGAACTGAATACATTATCTATTGGTTCGCCGAACATATTTGGCGTTGTTGCGTTAGAGGCTGCTTACCGACACGGAGAAGAATGGCTGGATCAGCTTCTTGAATATTTGCAGGAGAATTTGGAGTTCACTCTGAATTACTTCAGCAAAAACATCCCGCAAATCAAAGTCATCCAGCCTGAAGGCTCATATCTTGTATGGCTTGATTGCCGGGAATTGGGAGTTGAAGAAATGGATCAATTTATGCTGCGCCGAGCAAGGGTTGCAATGAATGAAGGGCAGATTTTCGGTATGGAAGGTGAAGGGTTTATGCGGCTCAATATTGCTTGTCCACGTTCGATGTTGAAAAATGCTCTGGGTGGCATAGAAAAAGCTGTCTCCTCTTTGTGCAAAGCGTAG
- a CDS encoding sigma-54 interaction domain-containing protein, with protein MAGFIGMQQFIQDYAENTAGILGLDITVLDEKGVRISGTGYYKDLIGKTAPEGSFFRMILETGEPGVVYDVKKDESQCRSCKFVNQCKELATIGFPIVKQDKPVGVIGMIGFSHEQKEKMIIESENLIQFLRNVSTLLVNKLAMLDPDKEPGCKIQEEIPIPQKAISFENILGKDSGLQDVIKKARRIINSPSTVLIRGDSGTGKELLAKAIHFESKRRMHSFVAVNCAAIPESLLESELFGYEGGSFTGSSRNGKMGKFELAHKGTIFLDEIGDMPLFLQPKLLRVLQEREIERIGGKKAIEINVRVIAATHRNLEEMVRNGTFREDLYYRLNVLPLHTKPLRERRDDITLYLEHFIHKHCKVMQRYPLRLDPMLEQWLIRYDWPGNIRQLENAVEYMVNMAESDIVEFHDLPEYLFQHDHLSADCRGLSLEEMISEYEKEVIQNYFLTEKYRNDKEQIARELKISLSTLYRKLEKYQLC; from the coding sequence ATGGCAGGCTTTATCGGCATGCAGCAGTTTATTCAAGATTACGCTGAGAACACAGCAGGAATCCTTGGTCTGGATATAACCGTGCTTGATGAAAAGGGCGTTCGTATTAGCGGAACTGGCTACTATAAAGATCTCATTGGCAAAACGGCTCCGGAAGGCTCCTTTTTCAGAATGATATTGGAAACAGGGGAGCCTGGAGTGGTTTACGATGTGAAAAAAGATGAGTCGCAGTGTAGGAGTTGTAAATTCGTAAATCAATGCAAAGAACTCGCTACCATCGGGTTTCCTATTGTAAAGCAAGACAAACCAGTTGGCGTCATCGGCATGATTGGTTTTTCCCATGAACAAAAGGAGAAAATGATTATAGAATCAGAGAATCTGATCCAGTTTCTACGCAATGTTAGTACATTGTTAGTCAATAAATTAGCAATGCTGGACCCTGATAAAGAACCGGGTTGCAAAATTCAGGAAGAGATACCGATCCCCCAAAAAGCTATTTCTTTTGAAAACATTCTTGGTAAAGATTCCGGGCTTCAAGATGTTATTAAAAAAGCTAGACGGATTATAAACAGCCCATCCACTGTTTTGATAAGGGGAGATAGCGGTACGGGAAAGGAATTATTAGCCAAAGCGATTCATTTTGAAAGCAAGCGCCGAATGCATTCATTTGTGGCAGTAAATTGCGCAGCCATACCTGAGAGCTTGTTGGAAAGTGAGTTGTTTGGTTACGAGGGCGGATCATTTACCGGCTCGAGTCGGAATGGGAAAATGGGGAAATTTGAATTAGCGCACAAAGGAACCATTTTTCTTGATGAAATTGGTGATATGCCGCTTTTCTTGCAGCCAAAGTTATTACGGGTTTTACAAGAAAGAGAGATTGAAAGAATCGGTGGAAAAAAAGCAATCGAGATTAATGTACGGGTGATTGCAGCCACTCACCGAAACTTAGAGGAAATGGTGCGAAACGGTACCTTTCGCGAAGATTTATATTATCGTCTCAATGTCCTCCCTCTCCATACCAAACCTTTGAGAGAACGGCGTGATGATATAACTTTGTATCTCGAACATTTCATTCATAAACATTGTAAGGTCATGCAAAGGTATCCACTTAGACTTGACCCCATGCTGGAGCAATGGCTTATACGCTATGATTGGCCGGGGAATATACGTCAGTTGGAAAACGCCGTAGAATATATGGTCAATATGGCTGAATCAGATATAGTCGAATTCCATGATTTACCTGAATATCTGTTTCAACATGATCATCTCTCTGCCGATTGTAGAGGGTTAAGTTTGGAAGAAATGATTTCTGAATATGAAAAAGAAGTAATCCAGAACTATTTTCTGACTGAAAAATACCGAAATGATAAAGAACAAATTGCCCGGGAACTAAAGATTAGCCTGTCTACTCTTTATCGCAAGTTGGAAAAATACCAATTATGTTAA
- a CDS encoding amino acid permease, translating to MGKLEAEISNTLEERNSKGSLQRKLQSRHLTMMAIGGAIGTGLFVSSGSTISTAGPGGALAAYILVGIMVYFVMNSLGELSAFLPVPGAFDIYASKYIDPALGFALGWNYWYTTAITVPADLVASTLIMKYWFPDSPSILWSALFLGLLLILNVLSVKAYGESEYWFAGIKVISIIVFLVIGVAMIFGIMGGHTVGFSNFTQGDAPFHGGLVSIFSVVLIAGFAFQGTEVIATAAGETENPSKNVPKAIRSIFWRILIFYVLTIFVIGLIIPYTDSNLLKSGVQNVSISPFTLVLQRAGLAFAASVMNAVLLTSVLSAANSAMYASSRMLWALAKEGKAPRIFARLNRKGIPMWALCTTAFIGLASFLASLFGNGSVFIWLVNASALTGFIKWFGIAVSHYRFRKAYVAQGRDLNELPFKAKWYPLGPVITLLFFVVFIFGQTLFYGDQISWAEIIATYIGLPIFLLLWLGYKIIKKTKIVPLMECDFERKE from the coding sequence ATGGGGAAATTAGAAGCAGAGATAAGTAACACCCTAGAAGAGCGAAATTCAAAAGGATCATTACAAAGGAAGCTGCAATCCAGACATTTAACGATGATGGCTATAGGTGGCGCTATTGGAACTGGATTGTTTGTATCCAGCGGATCGACGATTAGCACTGCGGGGCCGGGAGGAGCGCTTGCTGCATATATTCTGGTAGGAATCATGGTCTATTTTGTCATGAATAGTTTAGGAGAGCTATCGGCCTTCTTACCGGTCCCGGGGGCTTTTGACATCTATGCCTCAAAGTATATTGATCCTGCGTTAGGCTTTGCGTTAGGTTGGAACTATTGGTATACAACCGCGATAACGGTTCCTGCAGATTTGGTGGCCTCTACTCTTATTATGAAGTATTGGTTTCCGGACTCACCTTCTATCTTGTGGAGCGCACTTTTTCTGGGTTTGTTGCTAATCTTAAATGTTTTATCAGTCAAGGCATATGGGGAAAGTGAATACTGGTTTGCCGGTATTAAGGTCATCTCGATCATCGTATTTCTCGTTATTGGGGTTGCCATGATTTTTGGAATTATGGGAGGACATACGGTTGGGTTCAGTAACTTTACCCAAGGAGATGCTCCTTTCCATGGCGGGCTTGTATCTATCTTTAGTGTTGTGCTCATCGCGGGCTTTGCATTCCAAGGAACTGAGGTGATAGCGACGGCAGCCGGTGAAACCGAAAATCCATCGAAAAACGTACCGAAAGCAATTCGGTCAATCTTCTGGCGAATCCTTATTTTCTACGTGTTGACGATTTTTGTTATCGGTTTGATTATCCCTTATACGGATTCAAACCTGCTTAAATCCGGCGTTCAAAATGTATCTATCAGCCCCTTCACGCTTGTTCTTCAGAGAGCTGGGTTGGCATTTGCAGCTTCCGTCATGAATGCAGTGCTTCTTACGTCTGTTTTATCAGCAGCAAATTCAGCAATGTATGCTTCTTCACGTATGCTATGGGCACTGGCGAAAGAAGGAAAGGCACCACGAATCTTTGCACGGCTTAACAGGAAGGGAATTCCCATGTGGGCCCTTTGTACAACTGCTTTTATAGGACTTGCCTCTTTTTTGGCTTCCCTTTTTGGAAATGGTTCAGTTTTTATTTGGTTGGTAAATGCTTCAGCCCTTACCGGTTTTATCAAATGGTTCGGGATTGCCGTTAGTCATTACCGCTTCCGTAAGGCCTATGTAGCCCAAGGCAGAGATCTAAATGAATTGCCGTTTAAAGCCAAATGGTACCCGCTGGGCCCGGTTATCACGCTGTTATTTTTTGTGGTTTTCATTTTTGGGCAGACTCTTTTTTATGGAGATCAAATTAGCTGGGCAGAAATTATCGCCACGTATATAGGTCTTCCTATTTTCTTGCTTCTCTGGCTTGGTTATAAAATCATTAAGAAAACAAAAATAGTTCCTCTGATGGAGTGTGATTTTGAGCGCAAAGAATAA
- a CDS encoding RidA family protein, producing MIIEAIITKEAPKAIGPYSQGIKAGNIVYTSGQLPIDPETGEMPDNIEEQTRMSLENLKKVLEAAGSSLQQVIKTTVFLSDMNHFAVMNHVYGEFFSDNYPARSAIEVARLPKDAFIEIEALAII from the coding sequence ATGATAATAGAAGCAATCATAACAAAAGAAGCCCCAAAGGCTATCGGTCCTTATTCACAAGGTATTAAGGCAGGAAATATAGTGTACACTTCAGGGCAGCTCCCAATTGATCCTGAAACTGGAGAAATGCCTGATAATATTGAGGAGCAAACAAGGATGTCATTGGAGAATCTTAAGAAGGTTTTAGAAGCGGCGGGATCAAGCTTACAGCAGGTAATAAAAACAACGGTTTTTTTAAGCGATATGAATCACTTTGCCGTGATGAATCATGTATATGGAGAGTTTTTCTCTGATAATTATCCAGCAAGAAGTGCGATTGAAGTTGCTCGTTTACCTAAAGATGCTTTTATTGAAATAGAAGCGTTGGCTATTATTTAA
- a CDS encoding D-cysteine desulfhydrase — protein MNLAQFPRQRYTPTDTPIEKLHHFSEVLGGPSIYLKRDDLLGLTAGGNKTRKLEFLVADALDKGADTLITCGGIQSNHCRLTLAAAVKEKMKCILVLEEGLSNSEPDFNGNYFLYHLLGAEQIKVVPNGADLMQEMQKIAKEVTENGHSPYIIPVGGSNVIGATGYVACAQEILAQSFDQGIDLKAVICVSGSGGMHAGLVAGFHGNQSGISVIGINVSRGKAEQEEKVYQLVKETLAHIGIPNSIPREAVTCFDEYVGPGYALPTPEMVEAVKLMARTEGILLDPVYTGKAAAGLIDLIQKGTFKPEDNILFLHSGGASSLYANTSLFY, from the coding sequence ATGAATTTAGCACAATTTCCTAGACAGCGATATACACCAACAGATACACCCATTGAGAAATTACATCATTTTTCCGAAGTTCTTGGTGGCCCTTCTATTTATCTTAAACGAGATGATTTACTTGGTCTGACGGCTGGGGGAAATAAAACAAGAAAACTAGAGTTCCTTGTTGCAGATGCATTGGATAAAGGTGCGGATACGTTAATTACATGTGGAGGCATTCAGTCAAATCATTGCCGCTTGACACTGGCTGCTGCGGTTAAAGAGAAAATGAAGTGCATACTTGTGTTGGAAGAGGGTCTTTCAAATTCTGAACCAGATTTTAACGGTAACTATTTTCTCTATCATTTATTGGGCGCTGAACAAATCAAAGTCGTGCCTAATGGAGCTGACTTAATGCAAGAAATGCAGAAAATAGCAAAAGAGGTAACAGAGAATGGACATAGTCCTTACATCATTCCGGTTGGGGGATCCAATGTCATTGGTGCAACGGGATATGTTGCTTGCGCCCAGGAGATCTTGGCACAGTCCTTTGACCAAGGAATTGATTTGAAAGCTGTTATTTGTGTAAGCGGAAGTGGAGGAATGCATGCGGGTTTGGTAGCCGGGTTTCATGGAAACCAAAGTGGAATATCAGTAATTGGAATAAACGTAAGCAGAGGAAAAGCTGAACAAGAGGAGAAAGTTTATCAGCTAGTTAAAGAAACTTTAGCACACATCGGCATTCCAAATTCAATTCCTCGTGAGGCCGTTACATGTTTTGATGAGTATGTCGGGCCGGGTTATGCTTTGCCTACACCTGAAATGGTGGAAGCTGTCAAGCTTATGGCAAGAACCGAAGGGATTTTGCTGGATCCGGTATATACGGGTAAAGCGGCAGCGGGGCTCATTGATTTAATACAAAAAGGCACCTTTAAGCCGGAGGATAACATCCTATTTTTACATTCTGGCGGCGCCTCATCGCTATACGCGAATACTTCTCTCTTTTATTGA